The Formosa sp. Hel1_33_131 genome window below encodes:
- a CDS encoding HD domain-containing protein, which produces MNTNNKLKIFNDPIYGFITIPNTLIFDLIAHKYFQRLRRISQMGLSYLVYPGAHHTRFHHALGCLHLMQNAVRILRFKGVQISEAEENGLYIAILLHDIGHGPFSHAMEHSIVENISHEAISLKFMETLNIEFKGALDVAISMFKGDYSRKFFGQLISGQLDIDRSDYLKRDSFYTGVSEGNINSERLISMMNVVNDELVIEEKGIYSIEKFLTARRLMYWQVYLHKTSLVAEQMITRILKRAKELTHKGVKLEASSALSFFLNSSTNPTNFEAATLNQFSLLDDYDVMSALKSWQFHDDFVLSHLSEMILNRTLLKIKFKNNRIADSKVESIKQDLMLEYTLDAHEASYFVFNGHVENLAYNPQQGGLKILYKNGKIKDIIKASDHLSSKVLSKTVTKHYICFPKDIL; this is translated from the coding sequence TTGAATACGAACAACAAGCTTAAAATATTTAACGATCCAATTTACGGATTTATTACAATCCCGAACACATTAATTTTCGATTTAATCGCACACAAATATTTTCAGCGATTGCGACGAATTTCTCAGATGGGCTTATCGTATTTGGTATATCCTGGGGCGCACCACACCCGATTTCATCATGCGTTGGGCTGTCTGCATCTCATGCAAAATGCAGTTCGAATTTTAAGGTTTAAAGGAGTCCAAATTTCTGAAGCGGAAGAAAACGGCTTGTACATCGCTATTTTGCTGCATGACATTGGACATGGACCATTCAGTCATGCGATGGAACACAGCATTGTAGAAAATATCAGTCACGAAGCAATTTCTTTAAAATTCATGGAAACCTTAAACATAGAATTTAAGGGCGCGCTTGATGTAGCGATTTCAATGTTTAAAGGGGATTACAGTCGTAAGTTTTTTGGACAACTGATCTCTGGACAATTGGATATTGATCGTTCTGATTATTTGAAAAGAGATAGTTTTTATACAGGAGTCTCCGAAGGAAACATCAACAGTGAGCGTTTGATTTCAATGATGAATGTTGTGAACGATGAATTGGTCATTGAAGAAAAAGGGATTTATTCTATTGAGAAATTTTTAACGGCGCGCCGCTTGATGTATTGGCAAGTCTATCTTCATAAAACAAGTTTGGTTGCCGAACAAATGATCACGCGCATTTTGAAACGTGCCAAGGAATTGACGCACAAAGGAGTGAAGTTAGAAGCCAGTTCCGCCTTAAGTTTCTTTTTAAACAGCAGTACCAATCCCACTAATTTTGAGGCGGCTACTTTGAATCAATTTTCATTATTGGATGATTATGATGTGATGTCGGCTTTAAAATCGTGGCAATTTCACGATGATTTTGTGTTGAGTCATCTCTCAGAAATGATCTTAAACAGAACCTTATTAAAAATAAAATTCAAAAACAATCGGATTGCTGATTCCAAAGTGGAATCCATCAAACAAGACCTTATGTTAGAATATACATTAGATGCTCATGAAGCCTCTTATTTTGTGTTTAATGGGCATGTAGAAAACTTAGCATACAACCCACAGCAGGGGGGACTTAAGATTTTATATAAAAATGGAAAAATCAAAGATATCATAAAAGCATCGGACCACCTCTCTTCAAAAGTACTGTCTAAAACAGTTACAAAGCATTATATATGCTTTCCAAAGGATATTCTTTGA
- the lpxA gene encoding acyl-ACP--UDP-N-acetylglucosamine O-acyltransferase, protein MNQPLAYVHPGAKIAKNVVIEPFTTINNNVVIGEGTWIGSNVTIMEGARIGKNCSIFPGSVISAMPQDLKYDDEDTTVVIGNNVTIRECVTINRGTTDKMKTVIGDNCLIMAYCHIAHDCTVGNNCIFSNNSTLAGHTTVGDSVVLAGMTAVHQFCSIGNHAFVTGGSLVRKDVPPYVKAAREPLSYVGINSVGLRRRGFTSDKIKEIQNIYRLLYQKNYNNSQASEIIEAEMEATPERDEILQFIKNSHRGIMKGYFKSN, encoded by the coding sequence ATGAATCAACCTTTAGCATACGTACACCCTGGAGCAAAAATTGCCAAAAATGTGGTGATAGAACCTTTTACCACGATCAATAACAATGTTGTGATAGGAGAGGGGACTTGGATCGGATCAAACGTTACAATTATGGAAGGTGCGCGCATCGGAAAAAATTGTAGTATTTTCCCTGGCTCTGTCATTTCTGCAATGCCACAAGATCTTAAATATGACGATGAAGACACCACTGTTGTTATTGGAAATAATGTTACCATAAGAGAATGTGTCACCATCAATCGTGGAACTACAGATAAAATGAAAACCGTCATCGGAGATAATTGTTTGATTATGGCCTATTGCCATATTGCGCATGATTGTACCGTTGGAAATAACTGTATATTTTCAAATAATAGTACACTCGCTGGACACACCACAGTTGGCGACTCTGTTGTATTGGCCGGAATGACTGCTGTACATCAGTTCTGTTCTATTGGAAATCACGCCTTTGTTACAGGAGGATCTTTGGTTCGTAAAGATGTGCCCCCTTATGTAAAGGCCGCAAGAGAGCCTTTGTCTTATGTTGGAATCAATTCGGTAGGACTCAGACGTCGCGGATTTACTTCGGATAAGATTAAAGAAATACAGAATATATACCGATTACTCTATCAAAAAAATTATAACAATTCTCAAGCTTCCGAAATTATTGAAGCTGAAATGGAAGCCACTCCAGAGCGTGATGAAATTTTACAATTCATCAAAAATTCTCATCGTGGAATTATGAAAGGATATTTTAAATCTAATTAA
- the efp gene encoding elongation factor P translates to MASTSDIRNGLCIRYSHDIFKVIEFLHVKPGKGPAFVRTKMKSVTNGKVIDNTFSAGHKIEEVRVETHKFQFLYNDGETFHFMNTADYSQIELQKAVLDSPDLMKEGEVVTVLINTEDSSPLSVDLPASVILEVTSTEPGIKGNTATNATKPATVETGATVMVPLFINEGDKIKVETAKGSYKERIKE, encoded by the coding sequence ATGGCAAGTACATCAGATATTAGAAATGGATTATGCATACGATATAGTCACGATATTTTTAAAGTGATTGAATTTTTACACGTGAAACCTGGAAAAGGGCCAGCGTTTGTAAGAACCAAAATGAAGAGTGTCACTAATGGAAAAGTGATAGACAATACCTTTTCAGCAGGACACAAGATTGAGGAAGTCAGAGTGGAAACGCATAAATTTCAATTTTTATACAATGATGGGGAAACGTTTCATTTCATGAATACAGCCGATTACTCCCAAATAGAACTCCAAAAAGCAGTTTTAGACAGTCCCGATTTAATGAAAGAAGGCGAAGTTGTAACGGTGCTCATCAATACAGAAGATAGCTCTCCACTTTCGGTAGATTTACCAGCGAGTGTTATTCTTGAAGTGACTTCAACAGAACCAGGCATCAAAGGCAATACAGCGACCAATGCGACTAAACCCGCCACAGTAGAAACTGGTGCAACGGTGATGGTTCCTTTATTTATTAATGAAGGTGATAAAATTAAAGTAGAGACTGCCAAAGGATCGTACAAAGAACGTATTAAAGAATAG
- the lpxD gene encoding UDP-3-O-(3-hydroxymyristoyl)glucosamine N-acyltransferase: MKFTATQIAEILNGEIIGNPDVEVHTLSKIEEAAEGSLTFLANPKYTPYIYTTHASIAIVGQDFVSEQKIEATLIKVENAYSSFSKLLEYYNHIKNNKLGVESPIFISDSATYGEAVYIGAFSHIGENVVIGDHVKIYPNTFIGDNVTIGSHTTLFSGVKIYSDCVIGAHCFINSAAVIGADGFGFSPDETGAYQKVPQIGNVIIEDHVDIGAATTIDRATLGSTLIKKGVKLDNHIQVAHNVVIGENTVIAAQTGIAGSAKIGTNCQIGGQVGVAGHIVIGNNVKIQAQSGIGHNIKDNEVLQGSPAFSFRDYYKSYIHFKNLPNIVKTVNTLEKTLKS; the protein is encoded by the coding sequence ATGAAATTTACAGCCACACAAATAGCAGAGATATTAAACGGAGAAATTATTGGAAACCCGGATGTTGAAGTCCATACACTTTCCAAAATTGAAGAAGCAGCTGAAGGCTCCCTTACTTTTTTAGCAAATCCAAAATACACTCCTTATATATACACGACTCATGCTTCAATAGCCATCGTCGGTCAGGACTTTGTTTCTGAACAGAAAATAGAAGCCACACTCATCAAAGTTGAAAATGCGTACAGTTCATTTTCTAAATTATTGGAGTATTACAACCATATAAAAAACAATAAATTAGGGGTTGAATCTCCTATATTTATTTCAGATTCAGCCACTTATGGCGAAGCTGTTTATATTGGTGCATTTTCTCATATTGGTGAAAATGTAGTGATAGGCGATCACGTGAAAATTTATCCAAATACTTTTATTGGAGATAATGTTACCATCGGATCACATACGACCTTGTTTTCTGGTGTTAAAATTTATTCTGATTGTGTGATTGGTGCGCATTGTTTTATCAATTCTGCGGCGGTGATTGGAGCTGACGGATTTGGATTTTCCCCCGATGAAACTGGCGCGTATCAAAAAGTACCACAAATTGGAAATGTCATTATTGAAGACCATGTAGATATCGGAGCTGCCACGACTATTGACCGCGCTACGCTTGGATCGACCCTCATAAAAAAAGGCGTAAAACTTGACAATCACATTCAAGTAGCACATAATGTGGTGATTGGAGAGAATACAGTGATTGCTGCCCAAACAGGCATTGCGGGATCTGCCAAAATTGGTACGAACTGTCAAATTGGTGGACAGGTCGGAGTTGCAGGGCATATCGTCATTGGAAACAATGTGAAAATCCAAGCACAGTCAGGCATCGGACATAATATTAAAGACAACGAAGTCTTGCAAGGATCTCCAGCATTTTCTTTTAGAGATTATTATAAATCATACATTCATTTCAAGAACCTACCAAATATTGTAAAGACCGTTAATACATTAGAAAAAACCCTTAAATCATGA
- a CDS encoding bifunctional UDP-3-O-[3-hydroxymyristoyl] N-acetylglucosamine deacetylase/3-hydroxyacyl-ACP dehydratase codes for MIIKSESKQTTISKKVSLKGVGLHTGLEVEINFLPADINNGYTFRRIDLEGLPMIKADANLVTNTQRGTCLERNGVTIQTCEHVLAALVGLEIDNVVIELSTSEPPIMDGSSKYFIEALETAGTKEQEAYREVFVVKDVISYSDEETGSEITIIPSDEYQVTTMVDFGTKVLGTQNATLQHLSNFKKEISESRTFSFLHELEMLLENGLIKGGDLNNAIVYVDKPISTETMERLKIAFNKDSISVKPNGILDNLTLHSPNEAARHKLLDVIGDLALIGTRIQGKVIANKPGHFVNTQFAKKISKIIKMERRNNVPNIDLNQPPLMDVNAIMDMLPHRPPFLLLDKVYELSQNHVIGCKNVTMNESFFVGHFPGAPVMPGVLIIEAMAQTGGILVLNTVPDPENYLTFFMKMDNVKFKQKVVPGDTLIFNCTLITPIRRGICHMQGYAYANGKLCAEAELMAQITKVK; via the coding sequence ATGATTATTAAATCTGAATCGAAACAAACAACGATTTCCAAAAAAGTATCTTTAAAAGGTGTGGGACTTCATACTGGTTTAGAAGTCGAAATAAACTTCCTTCCTGCTGATATTAATAATGGATATACTTTTAGGAGAATTGACCTAGAAGGTCTGCCCATGATTAAAGCAGATGCCAATCTTGTAACGAATACCCAACGTGGGACTTGCTTAGAAAGAAATGGGGTCACGATACAAACATGTGAACACGTGCTCGCTGCACTTGTGGGACTTGAGATTGATAATGTTGTCATAGAGTTAAGCACTTCAGAACCTCCAATTATGGATGGGTCTTCGAAGTATTTTATAGAAGCTTTAGAAACTGCGGGGACTAAAGAGCAAGAAGCTTACAGAGAAGTGTTTGTGGTTAAAGATGTTATTTCTTACTCCGATGAAGAAACGGGTAGTGAAATTACGATCATCCCGTCTGATGAATATCAGGTCACAACAATGGTCGATTTTGGAACCAAAGTATTGGGAACTCAAAATGCAACCCTACAGCATTTATCAAATTTCAAAAAAGAAATTTCAGAATCACGTACTTTTAGTTTTTTACATGAATTAGAAATGCTCCTTGAGAATGGATTGATTAAAGGCGGTGACTTAAACAATGCCATTGTTTATGTGGATAAGCCCATTTCAACAGAAACGATGGAGCGTTTAAAAATAGCCTTCAATAAAGATTCTATTTCAGTGAAGCCCAATGGGATTTTGGACAACCTTACATTGCATTCTCCTAATGAAGCTGCACGTCATAAACTTTTGGATGTTATAGGGGATTTAGCCCTTATTGGGACGCGTATTCAAGGGAAGGTTATTGCGAATAAACCAGGTCATTTTGTAAATACTCAATTTGCGAAAAAAATATCTAAAATCATTAAAATGGAACGTCGTAATAATGTTCCTAATATCGATTTAAATCAACCCCCATTAATGGATGTAAATGCCATTATGGATATGTTGCCACACCGTCCACCTTTTTTACTTTTAGATAAGGTCTATGAATTATCTCAAAACCATGTGATTGGATGTAAGAATGTGACAATGAATGAATCGTTCTTTGTGGGACACTTTCCTGGAGCTCCCGTAATGCCCGGTGTTTTAATTATTGAAGCGATGGCGCAAACAGGTGGAATACTGGTTTTAAATACCGTTCCTGATCCAGAAAATTACCTTACTTTTTTCATGAAAATGGACAATGTGAAGTTCAAACAAAAAGTGGTACCAGGAGACACGCTTATATTCAATTGTACACTAATCACTCCTATAAGAAGAGGGATTTGTCACATGCAAGGCTATGCCTATGCCAATGGAAAATTATGTGCTGAGGCCGAATTAATGGCTCAAATAACGAAAGTTAAATAA